A DNA window from Roseovarius sp. Pro17 contains the following coding sequences:
- a CDS encoding UbiH/UbiF/VisC/COQ6 family ubiquinone biosynthesis hydroxylase: MDNPAILAIVRAMKMDSDIVIVGGGLNGPALALALAQRGISVTVVDALPRPERDDAAFDGRSYALALASVRLLRAIGIWHRIKDRTQPMLEIKVSDGRAGAGPLTPFSLHFDHAELEEGPMGHMCEDRVLRPAFLDAMDEVAGITTISGDAVIAQEVDASGATLTLASGKVLRTRLIVGSDGRNSGTAQRAGIRRTGWQYGQTALVCAVTHEKPHNGIAHQFFMPPGPLAILPLPGNMSSIVWSESDATAAAFAALSDADFMGVLRPRFGDFLGEISLTGKRYTYPLGLSLANHFIAPRVALVGDAAHGMHPVAGQGLNAGLRDVAALTQVLTEAQTRGEDMAAPDVLERYQRWRRFDTAALAATTDLSNRLFSSDNPLLRAVRDLGMGAVQAAAPLRRALMREAAGLTGDLPDLMR; encoded by the coding sequence ATGGACAATCCCGCAATCCTCGCCATAGTGAGAGCCATGAAAATGGACAGTGATATCGTGATCGTCGGCGGTGGTCTGAACGGCCCCGCCTTGGCATTGGCGCTGGCGCAGCGGGGGATTTCCGTCACCGTCGTCGATGCCCTGCCCCGCCCCGAGCGGGACGATGCTGCATTTGACGGGCGCTCTTACGCATTGGCGCTAGCGTCTGTGCGCCTGCTGCGCGCCATCGGCATCTGGCACAGGATCAAGGATCGCACCCAGCCCATGCTGGAGATCAAGGTCAGCGACGGGCGCGCGGGCGCTGGCCCCCTCACGCCCTTTTCGCTGCATTTCGACCACGCCGAGCTAGAGGAAGGCCCTATGGGCCATATGTGCGAGGACCGCGTTCTGCGCCCCGCCTTTCTAGATGCGATGGACGAGGTTGCAGGCATCACCACGATTTCCGGCGACGCCGTGATCGCGCAGGAGGTGGACGCCTCAGGCGCCACGCTGACGCTGGCCTCGGGCAAGGTACTCCGCACGCGGCTGATCGTCGGCTCGGACGGGCGCAATTCTGGCACGGCGCAGCGGGCGGGCATCCGGCGCACGGGCTGGCAATATGGACAGACGGCGCTGGTCTGCGCCGTGACGCATGAAAAGCCCCATAATGGCATCGCGCATCAGTTTTTCATGCCGCCGGGACCGCTGGCGATCCTGCCACTACCCGGAAATATGTCGTCCATTGTCTGGAGCGAGAGTGACGCGACCGCCGCCGCCTTTGCCGCGCTGAGCGACGCCGATTTCATGGGCGTGCTGCGTCCCCGCTTTGGCGATTTTCTGGGGGAGATTTCGCTGACCGGCAAGCGTTATACATATCCACTGGGCCTGAGCCTTGCTAACCATTTTATCGCTCCGCGCGTGGCGCTGGTGGGCGATGCGGCGCATGGCATGCATCCGGTTGCAGGTCAGGGCCTGAACGCCGGGCTGCGCGATGTCGCGGCTCTGACCCAAGTGCTGACCGAGGCGCAGACACGCGGCGAGGATATGGCCGCGCCCGACGTGTTGGAGCGCTATCAACGCTGGCGGCGCTTTGATACGGCAGCGCTGGCGGCAACAACTGACCTCAGTAACCGCCTGTTTTCCAGCGACAATCCGCTACTGCGCGCGGTCCGCGATCTGGGTATGGGCGCAGTGCAGGCTGCCGCCCCTCTGCGCCGCGCATTGATGCGCGAGGCGGCGGGGTTAACCGGCGATCTGCCTGATCTCATGCGTTAA
- the moaD gene encoding molybdopterin converting factor subunit 1 — MDVLYFAWVRERIGLPREAVQTDAATVQDLVDELRKREARYEMAFSDLAALQVAVDQELAGWNTPLAGVREVAFFPPMTGG; from the coding sequence ATGGATGTTCTATATTTCGCATGGGTGCGCGAGCGGATCGGCCTGCCGCGCGAGGCCGTTCAAACCGATGCCGCAACGGTGCAGGACCTTGTGGACGAGCTTCGCAAGCGTGAGGCGCGATATGAGATGGCGTTTTCCGATCTGGCCGCCCTGCAGGTCGCCGTCGATCAGGAACTGGCGGGCTGGAACACACCTCTTGCGGGCGTGCGCGAGGTCGCGTTTTTTCCGCCCATGACAGGTGGCTGA
- a CDS encoding lytic transglycosylase: MSRQLRAVLLLVLVAACGRGGGYGESPGQMEDACAILRERPEYRRAFRAAERRWGVPTHVQMATIYQESKFVSDARTPYRYTLGIIPMGRQSSAFGYSQALDGTWDEYVAEAGSRRARRDNIHDATDFMGWYMSKSRKTLNIPMYDARNHYLAYHEGRTGYSRGSYNGKAWLVRVAGTVESRAANYQAQLQRCN, translated from the coding sequence ATGAGCAGACAGCTTCGCGCGGTCCTTCTACTGGTGTTGGTCGCAGCCTGCGGGCGTGGCGGCGGATATGGGGAATCCCCCGGCCAGATGGAGGATGCCTGCGCAATTTTGCGGGAACGCCCCGAATACAGACGCGCCTTTCGCGCCGCCGAGCGTCGCTGGGGTGTACCCACCCATGTCCAGATGGCCACCATCTATCAAGAGAGCAAGTTCGTCTCGGACGCACGAACGCCCTATCGCTATACGCTGGGGATAATTCCGATGGGCCGGCAAAGCTCGGCCTTCGGATACAGTCAGGCGCTGGATGGCACTTGGGATGAATACGTCGCCGAGGCCGGATCGCGGCGCGCGCGACGCGACAACATCCACGATGCGACCGACTTTATGGGCTGGTACATGTCCAAGTCGCGCAAGACGCTGAACATCCCGATGTATGACGCGCGCAATCACTACCTAGCATATCACGAGGGTCGCACAGGCTATTCGCGCGGCAGTTACAACGGCAAGGCGTGGCTGGTGCGTGTCGCAGGCACCGTCGAATCGCGCGCCGCAAACTATCAGGCGCAGTTACAACGCTGCAATTGA
- the pgsA gene encoding CDP-diacylglycerol--glycerol-3-phosphate 3-phosphatidyltransferase, whose translation MTWTVPNILTLLRLLAAPGVAVMFLYFTRPYADWFALLLFVSAAITDWFDGYIARSWKQETRLGAMLDPIADKAMVVIALMVIVGYSPMSPWLVLPATVILFREVFVSGLREFLGDTAGTLKVTKLAKWKTTAQMVAIATLFSQGVFEHYFGMSTFGMDPEMVDAILMGVEEDVLGLGWKLNGMIFTWHAGLWLLWLAAGLTAITGVDYLRKALPYLKDDR comes from the coding sequence ATGACATGGACCGTCCCGAATATCCTGACGCTTTTGCGTTTGTTGGCCGCGCCCGGTGTGGCGGTCATGTTCCTTTATTTCACGCGCCCCTATGCGGACTGGTTCGCGCTGCTGCTGTTCGTCTCGGCGGCGATTACGGACTGGTTCGACGGCTACATCGCCCGCTCGTGGAAGCAGGAGACAAGGCTGGGCGCGATGTTGGACCCGATCGCAGACAAGGCGATGGTCGTGATCGCGCTGATGGTCATCGTCGGCTATTCGCCGATGTCGCCGTGGTTGGTGCTGCCTGCAACTGTGATCCTGTTCCGCGAAGTGTTTGTGTCGGGTCTGCGCGAATTTCTGGGCGACACCGCGGGCACGCTTAAGGTCACCAAACTGGCCAAGTGGAAGACGACCGCACAGATGGTCGCCATTGCCACCCTCTTTTCCCAAGGCGTGTTCGAGCACTACTTTGGCATGTCCACCTTCGGCATGGACCCAGAAATGGTCGATGCGATCCTGATGGGCGTCGAAGAGGATGTGCTGGGTCTGGGCTGGAAATTGAATGGCATGATCTTTACATGGCACGCGGGGCTGTGGCTGCTGTGGCTGGCGGCGGGTCTGACGGCGATCACGGGCGTCGACTACCTGCGCAAGGCGCTGCCTTATCTGAAGGATGATCGCTGA
- a CDS encoding amidase has protein sequence MQDWLNMSAADLGRGIGAGDIDPVALTDTYLAAIDAHPASARIYSAVTHDRARSEAAAASARAQLGQRRGLLDGVPISWKDLFDSAGTATEAGSRLLAGRVPDRDAEVLQNATAAGLVCLGKTHMSELAFSGLGLNPMTATPPCINDAGAVAGGSSSGAAASVAHGLAAAGIGSDTGGSVRVPAAWNDLVGLKTTAGRVSARGTVPLAARFDTVGPLTRSVEDAALLLAALEGRTAPDLRGASLTGMRFATLQNTVMDGVRDAPKRAYLAAVERLEAAGATITPLTAPEVDDAMDLAATLFSAEAYGTWGAVIEADPDKMFGPIRDRFRGGRGITAPEFVSAWQRLDALRTVWAARVAGYDCVLMPSAPNMPPNAERLISDGNYYVTENLLTLRNTRVGNLMGLAAITLPTGVPSCGIMLCGAAMGEERLLRIAKAAETALG, from the coding sequence ATGCAGGACTGGCTGAACATGAGCGCGGCGGATCTGGGCCGCGGCATCGGTGCAGGCGATATCGACCCGGTGGCCCTGACGGATACCTACCTCGCTGCGATTGATGCCCATCCCGCATCGGCGCGCATCTATAGCGCCGTCACGCATGACCGCGCCCGTAGCGAGGCCGCAGCCGCCAGCGCCCGTGCGCAGTTAGGCCAGAGGCGTGGGTTACTCGACGGTGTGCCGATCAGTTGGAAAGATCTCTTTGACAGCGCCGGCACCGCGACCGAGGCAGGCAGTCGCCTGTTGGCTGGCCGTGTGCCGGATCGTGACGCAGAAGTACTACAAAACGCCACTGCCGCCGGCCTCGTTTGCCTTGGCAAAACGCATATGAGCGAGTTGGCTTTTTCGGGCCTTGGCCTTAACCCCATGACCGCGACGCCGCCTTGCATCAATGACGCAGGTGCCGTCGCGGGCGGTTCGTCCTCGGGCGCGGCGGCGAGTGTGGCGCATGGGCTGGCCGCCGCGGGGATCGGCAGCGACACGGGCGGGTCGGTCCGCGTGCCTGCCGCGTGGAATGATCTGGTCGGGCTCAAGACGACGGCGGGCCGGGTATCAGCGCGCGGCACTGTGCCGCTGGCCGCGCGGTTTGATACGGTCGGCCCGTTGACCCGCAGCGTCGAGGACGCAGCGCTGTTACTGGCCGCACTGGAGGGGCGCACAGCGCCTGATCTACGCGGTGCATCGCTGACGGGAATGCGATTTGCCACGCTGCAAAATACGGTGATGGATGGCGTCCGCGACGCACCAAAGCGTGCTTATCTCGCAGCGGTGGAGCGGCTGGAGGCGGCGGGTGCGACGATCACCCCCCTTACCGCCCCCGAAGTGGATGACGCGATGGACCTCGCGGCAACGCTGTTTTCCGCCGAGGCCTATGGTACATGGGGCGCGGTGATCGAGGCCGACCCCGACAAGATGTTCGGCCCGATCCGCGACCGGTTTCGCGGCGGTAGGGGCATTACTGCGCCTGAATTTGTCTCGGCGTGGCAACGGCTGGACGCGCTGCGCACAGTGTGGGCCGCGCGCGTGGCCGGATACGATTGCGTGCTGATGCCGAGCGCGCCCAACATGCCGCCCAACGCAGAGCGCCTGATCAGCGACGGCAACTATTACGTAACGGAAAACCTTCTGACCCTGCGCAACACCCGCGTCGGCAACCTGATGGGCCTTGCCGCGATCACCCTTCCAACGGGTGTGCCGAGTTGCGGTATCATGCTGTGCGGTGCGGCTATGGGCGAGGAAAGACTGCTGCGTATCGCCAAGGCGGCCGAGACCGCGCTGGGTTAA
- the hspQ gene encoding heat shock protein HspQ: MLKTRAKYHLGQVVRHKKHPFRGVVFDVDPEFANTEEWYSSIPEESRPVKDQPFYHLLAENDQSYYVAYVSEQNLIADYSGEPVEHPDIDDLFGPFEDGHYPLHFQLN, from the coding sequence ATGCTGAAAACACGCGCGAAATATCATTTGGGGCAGGTCGTCCGCCACAAGAAGCATCCATTTCGCGGTGTCGTCTTTGACGTGGATCCCGAATTTGCCAATACTGAGGAATGGTATTCGTCAATCCCCGAGGAAAGCCGCCCGGTCAAGGATCAGCCGTTCTATCACCTGCTGGCCGAAAACGATCAAAGCTATTATGTCGCTTATGTCAGCGAGCAGAATCTGATCGCGGACTACTCGGGCGAGCCGGTCGAGCATCCCGATATCGACGACCTCTTTGGCCCGTTTGAGGACGGGCATTACCCGCTACATTTCCAGCTGAACTGA
- a CDS encoding molybdenum cofactor biosynthesis protein MoaE, with the protein MDIRVQEAPFDLGAEASAFAARQTGMGAVVTFTGIVRDLNGDLDHMQIEHYSGMTEKALRAIAEDAHARWDLGGSLIIHRHGRLAPDDMIMMVATASRHRKDAFEAAMFLMDYLKSRAPFWKKEATGKGTAWVAARDEDEDALKDWQ; encoded by the coding sequence ATGGATATCCGCGTGCAGGAGGCGCCGTTCGACCTTGGCGCCGAGGCCAGTGCATTCGCCGCGCGCCAGACGGGCATGGGCGCGGTCGTCACCTTTACCGGCATCGTGCGCGATCTGAACGGCGACCTGGATCACATGCAGATCGAGCATTATTCGGGCATGACCGAAAAGGCCCTGCGCGCCATTGCCGAAGATGCGCATGCGCGCTGGGATCTGGGTGGCAGCCTGATCATCCACCGCCATGGACGGTTGGCGCCAGATGACATGATCATGATGGTCGCCACCGCGTCACGCCACCGCAAGGATGCGTTCGAAGCGGCGATGTTCCTGATGGATTACTTAAAATCCCGCGCGCCCTTCTGGAAGAAGGAAGCGACTGGCAAAGGCACTGCTTGGGTGGCCGCGCGCGACGAAGATGAAGACGCGCTCAAGGATTGGCAATAA
- a CDS encoding DNA translocase FtsK has protein sequence MAYQTRGRDPLLDSNMAQAIEKRGKELLGLALFGMAVLAAMMFASYSPEDPSWLSAVDTPVQNWLGQTGATIAATLFMVVGWGAWGVAVVLAAWGARFVLHRGQERAMARVIFAPIWVAVLSLYAASLTPGGEWYASHSFGLGGIFGDTVMGAALGILPIGAAAGLKLLSLILGVVMLVLGAFVTGFERSEIRRGLRYLALGVIMVYSVLIGLVSRGVSGAAAAAQSARSNAQARRAEPEMAANAPSFSRSAHAKVYDETAESALHAPQRPAEKQGGLLGRMPSLMRKPEPMPTPELVELESIAGDRPMPGEDRIKEKIADIIKSRVRSAPAAPIQQAAAAAAARGGRRGPIPLVLDTTRLAHLPPEPPLTSPGVTLPPEPQLSAPRMAAPQAAPMPQADIAPSPHDEAYIDAALDEDEAIVLDDTAPMPPQPTARNYAPETRKVVQHTQRKTPVPSTRAAAEAQPALQFEESVSAQYELPPLSLLSSPENITRHHLSDEALEENARMLEVVLDDYGVKGEIVSVRPGPVVTMYELEPAAGLKASRVIGLSDDIARSMSALSARVSTVPGRSVIGIELPNDNREMVSLREILSTRDFGDGNQKLPLALGKDIGGDPMVANLAKMPHLLIAGTTGSGKSVAINTMILSLLYKLTPDDCRMIMIDPKMLELSVYDGIPHLLSPVVTDPKKAVVALKWTVAEMEERYRKMSKMGVRNIDGYNSRVADALSKNEMFSRTVQTGFDDATGEPVFETEKFAPEKMPYIVVIVDEMADLMMVAGKEIEACIQRLAQMARASGIHIIMATQRPSVDVITGTIKANFPTRISFQVTSKIDSRTILGEMGAEQLLGMGDMLYMAGGAKITRCHGPFVSDEEVEEVVNHLKAQGPPVYVGSVLEGPDEDKASSIDAVLGLSTGSEGEDALYDMAVQIAITDRKCSTSYIQRKLAIGYNKAARLVEQMEDQGVVSAANHVGKRDILVPEQQ, from the coding sequence ATGGCATATCAGACACGCGGACGGGATCCTCTGTTGGATAGCAACATGGCGCAGGCGATCGAGAAACGCGGCAAGGAATTGCTGGGCCTCGCCCTGTTCGGCATGGCTGTGCTGGCCGCAATGATGTTCGCCTCCTACAGTCCCGAGGACCCCAGTTGGCTGTCGGCGGTCGACACGCCCGTGCAGAATTGGCTGGGCCAGACGGGTGCCACCATCGCTGCGACGCTTTTCATGGTCGTTGGCTGGGGCGCTTGGGGCGTGGCCGTCGTTCTGGCGGCGTGGGGCGCGCGCTTCGTGCTGCACCGCGGGCAAGAGCGGGCGATGGCGCGGGTGATTTTCGCCCCGATCTGGGTGGCGGTGCTGTCCCTCTACGCCGCGTCGCTGACGCCCGGCGGTGAATGGTATGCCAGCCACAGCTTTGGCCTTGGCGGCATTTTTGGCGATACCGTTATGGGCGCTGCATTGGGCATTCTGCCCATTGGTGCGGCGGCGGGGCTAAAGCTGTTGTCGCTGATCCTTGGTGTTGTGATGTTGGTCCTTGGCGCGTTCGTCACCGGGTTTGAGCGCAGCGAGATCCGTCGCGGTCTGCGATATTTGGCGTTGGGCGTCATCATGGTCTATTCGGTGCTGATCGGCCTTGTGTCGCGCGGAGTCTCCGGGGCTGCCGCAGCCGCGCAAAGCGCGCGCAGCAATGCACAGGCACGCCGCGCCGAGCCTGAAATGGCGGCAAATGCACCAAGCTTCAGCCGCAGCGCCCATGCCAAAGTCTATGACGAGACCGCCGAGTCTGCCTTGCATGCGCCCCAGCGGCCTGCGGAAAAGCAGGGCGGCCTCTTGGGTCGTATGCCGTCCCTCATGCGCAAGCCCGAGCCGATGCCGACCCCCGAGCTGGTCGAGCTGGAGTCAATTGCCGGCGACAGACCCATGCCCGGCGAGGACCGCATCAAGGAAAAGATCGCCGATATCATCAAGTCGCGTGTGCGGTCAGCACCTGCTGCCCCGATACAGCAAGCCGCTGCTGCTGCCGCTGCGCGTGGTGGACGGCGCGGGCCCATACCCCTTGTGCTGGACACGACCCGCCTGGCACACCTACCGCCCGAGCCGCCGCTGACATCGCCAGGCGTCACCCTGCCGCCCGAGCCGCAGCTGAGCGCGCCGCGCATGGCTGCGCCGCAAGCCGCGCCCATGCCGCAGGCCGACATCGCGCCGTCGCCCCATGATGAAGCGTATATCGATGCAGCGCTGGACGAGGATGAGGCGATCGTCCTTGACGACACAGCCCCGATGCCGCCGCAGCCAACTGCGCGCAACTACGCGCCCGAAACGCGAAAGGTTGTACAGCACACGCAGCGCAAGACGCCCGTTCCCTCGACCCGTGCCGCTGCCGAAGCGCAGCCCGCGCTGCAATTCGAGGAAAGCGTCAGCGCTCAATACGAGCTGCCCCCGCTTAGCCTGCTGTCCAGCCCCGAAAACATCACGCGCCACCACCTCAGCGACGAGGCGTTGGAGGAAAACGCACGCATGCTTGAGGTTGTGCTGGACGATTACGGCGTCAAGGGCGAGATCGTGTCAGTGCGCCCAGGCCCCGTCGTCACCATGTACGAGCTGGAGCCTGCGGCAGGCCTCAAGGCGTCCCGCGTGATCGGCCTCTCCGACGACATCGCACGCTCTATGTCGGCATTGTCTGCGCGCGTTTCCACCGTGCCGGGCCGCAGCGTCATCGGGATCGAACTGCCGAATGACAATCGTGAGATGGTATCGCTGCGCGAGATCCTGTCGACCCGCGATTTCGGTGATGGCAACCAAAAGCTGCCGCTGGCGCTGGGCAAGGATATCGGTGGCGATCCGATGGTCGCCAACCTCGCCAAGATGCCCCACTTGCTGATCGCGGGCACGACCGGATCGGGTAAATCCGTGGCGATCAACACAATGATCCTGTCGCTGCTTTACAAGCTGACGCCGGACGATTGCCGCATGATCATGATCGACCCCAAGATGCTGGAACTTAGCGTCTATGATGGCATCCCCCACCTGCTGAGCCCCGTTGTGACGGATCCCAAAAAGGCTGTCGTGGCCCTGAAATGGACCGTCGCCGAGATGGAAGAGCGCTATCGCAAGATGTCCAAGATGGGCGTGCGCAACATCGACGGCTATAACTCTCGCGTCGCTGACGCCCTCAGCAAGAACGAGATGTTCAGCAGAACGGTGCAGACCGGATTTGACGATGCCACCGGCGAGCCGGTGTTCGAAACCGAGAAGTTTGCACCCGAAAAGATGCCTTACATCGTCGTTATCGTTGACGAGATGGCCGACTTGATGATGGTCGCCGGCAAGGAAATCGAGGCTTGCATCCAGCGCCTCGCGCAGATGGCGCGCGCGTCGGGCATTCACATTATCATGGCCACGCAGCGTCCGTCGGTCGATGTCATCACCGGCACGATCAAGGCGAACTTTCCCACGCGTATCAGCTTTCAGGTGACGTCTAAAATTGACAGCCGCACCATTCTGGGTGAAATGGGCGCCGAGCAACTCTTGGGCATGGGCGACATGCTATACATGGCAGGCGGGGCCAAGATCACGCGCTGCCACGGCCCGTTCGTCAGTGACGAAGAGGTCGAAGAGGTCGTGAATCACCTCAAGGCGCAAGGCCCGCCAGTCTATGTCGGCAGCGTGCTGGAAGGGCCGGATGAGGACAAAGCCAGCAGTATCGACGCGGTTCTGGGTCTGTCGACAGGATCGGAAGGCGAGGACGCTCTATATGATATGGCCGTGCAAATCGCGATCACGGACCGCAAATGCAGTACGTCCTACATTCAGCGCAAGCTGGCCATCGGCTATAACAAGGCTGCGCGCCTTGTCGAGCAGATGGAGGATCAGGGCGTTGTGTCGGCCGCGAACCACGTGGGCAAGCGCGATATCCTCGTGCCCGAGCAACAATAA
- the uvrC gene encoding excinuclease ABC subunit UvrC: MTDQTPQTPVPTGYKVIQSYLRTLDGSPGVYRMLDAQARVLYVGKARNLKARVSSYARPTGHTGRIMRMIDATASMMFLTTATETEALLLEQNLIKQLKPKYNVLLRDDKSFPNILVTKTHDYPMIKKHRGAKREKGAYYGPFASAGAVNRTLAQLQRVFQLRNCTDSVFEARTRPCLQYQIKRCTAPCVGYISKDEYIAQVGDAERYLSGKSTEIQEKLAGQMAEASEQMEFERAAALRDRIKAMTQVQTAQGINPRSVDEADVIALHLDQGQACVQVFFIRAGQNWGNRDFYPRVGVDVEAPEVLEAFIGQFYDTKEPPRQLILSGEIESPDLMAEALTGKLGRKVTLLVPQRGEKAELVESALRNARESLARKMAESATQARLLRGVADAFGLDGPPQRIEVYDNSHIQGAFAVGAMIVAGPEGMMKNQYRKFNIRGDDMTPGDDFGMMKEVLQRRFKRLLKEDPDRTKGTWPDLLLIDGGAGQVSAVRGIMNDMGVSEIPMVGVAKGIDRDQGKEEFHRTGQHPIALPRNDPVLYFIQRLRDEAHRFAIGTHRAKRSKAVSATPLDDVPGVGAARKRALLAHFGSAKAVGRAALADLKAVDGVSEGLAQKVYDYFHDKG; this comes from the coding sequence ATGACCGACCAAACTCCGCAAACCCCCGTGCCGACCGGCTACAAGGTGATCCAGTCCTATCTGCGCACGCTCGACGGCTCGCCGGGTGTTTACCGCATGCTGGATGCACAAGCGCGCGTGCTTTATGTTGGCAAGGCGCGCAATCTGAAGGCGCGCGTGTCCAGCTATGCGCGCCCCACCGGGCACACGGGTCGCATCATGCGGATGATAGACGCGACCGCCTCGATGATGTTCCTGACGACAGCGACCGAAACCGAGGCGCTGCTGCTGGAGCAGAACCTGATCAAGCAGCTGAAACCCAAATACAACGTGCTGCTGCGCGACGATAAATCGTTCCCGAATATCCTTGTGACGAAAACGCACGACTATCCGATGATCAAGAAGCATCGCGGGGCCAAGCGGGAAAAGGGCGCGTATTACGGCCCCTTCGCCAGCGCGGGCGCGGTCAACCGCACGCTGGCGCAGCTTCAGCGCGTGTTCCAACTGCGCAATTGCACGGATTCGGTGTTCGAGGCACGCACGCGCCCGTGCCTGCAATATCAGATCAAACGCTGCACTGCGCCCTGCGTCGGCTACATCTCAAAGGACGAATACATCGCGCAGGTCGGCGATGCCGAGCGGTATCTGAGCGGTAAATCCACCGAAATTCAGGAAAAGCTGGCTGGCCAGATGGCCGAGGCCTCGGAGCAGATGGAGTTTGAGCGCGCGGCCGCCCTGCGCGACCGGATCAAGGCGATGACGCAGGTTCAGACGGCGCAGGGGATCAATCCGCGCAGCGTGGACGAGGCCGACGTGATCGCGCTGCATCTGGACCAGGGGCAGGCCTGCGTTCAGGTGTTCTTTATCCGGGCGGGGCAGAACTGGGGCAACCGTGACTTTTATCCTCGTGTCGGCGTGGACGTCGAGGCGCCCGAAGTGCTGGAAGCCTTCATCGGCCAGTTCTACGACACCAAGGAGCCGCCCCGCCAACTGATCCTGTCGGGCGAAATCGAAAGCCCCGATCTGATGGCCGAGGCCCTCACCGGCAAGCTGGGTCGCAAGGTCACTCTGCTGGTCCCCCAACGCGGCGAAAAGGCCGAGTTGGTGGAGTCGGCCCTGCGCAACGCGCGCGAAAGCCTCGCCCGCAAGATGGCCGAGAGCGCGACGCAAGCAAGGCTGCTGCGCGGCGTCGCCGATGCGTTTGGTCTGGACGGCCCACCCCAGCGGATTGAGGTCTATGACAACAGTCACATTCAGGGCGCTTTCGCGGTCGGTGCGATGATTGTCGCGGGGCCCGAGGGCATGATGAAAAACCAGTATCGCAAGTTCAACATTCGTGGCGATGATATGACTCCGGGTGACGATTTCGGCATGATGAAGGAGGTGCTGCAACGCCGCTTCAAGCGCCTGCTGAAGGAGGATCCGGACCGCACCAAGGGCACTTGGCCCGACCTCTTGCTGATCGACGGCGGGGCGGGGCAGGTCAGCGCGGTGCGCGGAATCATGAACGACATGGGCGTGAGCGAGATCCCGATGGTCGGCGTCGCCAAGGGGATCGACCGCGATCAGGGCAAGGAGGAATTCCACCGCACCGGCCAGCATCCCATCGCGCTGCCGCGCAATGATCCGGTATTGTATTTCATCCAGCGCTTGCGCGATGAGGCGCACCGCTTTGCCATTGGCACGCACCGCGCAAAACGCTCCAAGGCGGTCAGCGCGACGCCGCTTGACGATGTGCCGGGCGTCGGTGCAGCGCGCAAACGCGCGCTGCTGGCGCATTTCGGCAGCGCCAAGGCGGTCGGTCGCGCTGCTCTGGCTGATCTCAAGGCCGTCGATGGCGTTTCCGAAGGTCTGGCGCAGAAGGTCTATGACTACTTCCACGACAAGGGGTAG
- a CDS encoding outer membrane lipoprotein carrier protein LolA translates to MKLFPAIAGAALSLAIALPAAAQKLPLTELSRYLNSFQTATGAFTQINDDGTISEGQLLIKRPGRVRFEYKPPEQMLVVSNGDTVGIIDGKSNDGPQGYPLHRTPLSIILARNVDLTRARMVTGHSSDGKTTTVRAQDPANPDYGSIDLVFTSNPTELRQWVINDSGGSRTTVILGDLKKDVRLGNDKFVIPGIGTGGGKINR, encoded by the coding sequence ATGAAATTATTTCCCGCCATCGCAGGTGCCGCGCTCAGCCTTGCCATCGCGCTGCCCGCAGCCGCGCAAAAGCTGCCCCTGACCGAGTTGTCGCGCTATCTGAACAGCTTTCAGACTGCGACAGGTGCGTTCACCCAGATCAATGACGACGGCACTATCAGCGAGGGCCAGTTGCTGATCAAGCGGCCGGGACGCGTGCGGTTTGAGTATAAGCCGCCCGAACAGATGCTGGTCGTCTCGAATGGCGACACTGTGGGCATCATCGACGGCAAGTCGAACGACGGCCCGCAGGGTTATCCGCTGCACCGCACGCCACTGTCGATCATCCTCGCGCGCAACGTGGATCTGACTCGCGCGCGCATGGTCACCGGCCATTCCAGCGACGGCAAGACGACGACCGTGCGCGCGCAGGATCCGGCGAACCCCGATTATGGCAGTATTGATCTGGTATTCACATCGAACCCGACCGAGTTGCGCCAATGGGTCATCAACGACAGCGGCGGCAGCCGCACGACGGTGATTCTGGGTGATCTGAAAAAGGATGTGCGTCTGGGCAATGACAAATTCGTCATTCCCGGCATCGGCACGGGGGGCGGCAAGATAAACCGCTGA